AGAAGCAAAAAAATACGGAATGGAAGCGACGGTGATGTCTCAGTCAGAAATACAAAAGATGGAACCGGCTGTCACGGTAGATGTAATTGGGGGCGTCTATTTTCCTATCGATTGTCATCTTCATCCATTACACATGATGGCGTCCATCACTCAATGGCTGACCTATGCAGGTGTAAAAATTTTATATCAACATGAGGTCCGGGATTTCGAAGTAGAATCAGGACAAGTTAAAGCGGTAATAACCGATAAGGGCAAAATCACTTGCGATCATTTGGTAGTAGCAGTAGGTTCTTGGCTGGAAATATTGTCTGCTAAGCTTGGTATCAGTCTTTTGCTTCAAGCTGGAAAAGGATATAGTGTCACCTATAATAACAGGCCCTATAATTTGGCCCATCCTTCCATTTTAGTAGATGCGAGAGTAGCATGACGCCACTAGGCAATTCACTTAGGGTAGGTGGTACTATGGAGCTGACAGGCATCAATAGCGATATCAATATGAAAAGGGTCAAACCTATAGTAGATGCGGCAAATGATTATTATCCTGATTTACACACTCCCGGAGGCACAAGTGGAAAAAAGTATGGAGTGGACTTCGTCCTTGTTCGCCGGATGGATTACCGTATTTAGGCAACAGCCCGCATCATCAAAATGTAACTATTGCGGGTGGCCACGCCATGTTGGGCATATCATTGGCAGCTACTGGATTATTGGTAAAACAAATTGTCCAGAAGGAAAAACAGAAATTCCTGTTGAAGCTTTCAGAGTGGAAAGGTAAAATTCCGAGGCTGTAAAATATTTTGTGTAAACAAAACTTCAAAGAATTATGGCTGAATCAAATTATCCTCAAAGATAATTAAAATTTCATTATGAGTAATATGCCAGTTATGAATTGGCATTGTCCATTTAACTTGAATTTGCTGAATAGCAAGATATACAGATTTCAAGGCTGCCTGATCATTTGGAAAAAGTGTTTTGGTTTTGGTAAATTTTCTGATGGCTCTGTTGAGGCCTTCAATGGTATTAGTGGTATACATAATTTTACGAATGTTAGTAGGATACTGAAACATGGGAGATAGATTTGACCAGTTTGCTTCAACTTTTTAATGGCATAGGCATATTTAGACCCCCATTTTGCTTTAAAGCTTCAAAAGCAATGGAGCAGTTTCCATATTTAAAAGCGGCATAAACAGTTTTAAATCAGCCAGGAAGGCCCTTCTATCTTTCCATGGGACAAACTTCATAGAGTTTCTGATTTGATGAACGATACAAAGCTGGGATACGGTATCGGGGAAAGCAGTTTGAATGGCCTGAGTGAATCCTGTAAGATTGTCAGTGCATGCAATGAGCATCTTTTAACGCCCCTGTCTTTGAGCTCATTTAAGACAGAAAGCCAAAACGCGGCAGACTCGTTGGCGCTCATCCAGATGCCCAAAACTTCTTTGATCCCATTGGTTTTCAGTCCTGTAACGATATAAATACTCTTGTTGATGATTTTATTATCCTGCCGGATTTTAAAACAAATACAATCCATCCAAACGATGTAATGAAGTATTATCCAAAGGTCTGTTTTGCCATTCCTGGATAGCCGGAATCATTTTGTTTGTAATATCTGAAACAAAGGTTTTAGAAACGTCTAAGCCATAAATTTCCTGAATTTGAGCTGTTATGTCATCGGTGCTCATACCTCTGCTGTAAAGAGATGTAATGACAGATTCTACTTTCTCAGTGGTAGTTTGGCCCTTGGGAACAATGATAGGCTCAAATTCACCGTTACGATCCCGTGGAATATCCAACTCTACCTGTCCTTGTGTAGTGCGTATCTTTTTCTTATAAGACCCATTCCGGGAATTACCTGAATTAATCCCATCGGCAGAGTGTTTTGAATAGCCTAAATGATGACTTAGTTCAGCTTTTTAAAGTTCTTGAATGCCATCTTTGTAAAGGCCATTCATAACATTATCAAAATCATTAAGAGACTTGACATCCTGAAGAAATTCAGAGATTAAGATTAAATTTGTTACTTTGCATAACTATTAAATTTGTTAGGTTAAAAATGTGTCTGTACTTGGTCGCACAAACATATTAAAATTTTCCATCTGTGGGGGTACCCCACAGATGGAAGCCAACTCCTTGATACTAGTTTACACAATCTTTCTTACACTCCCAAAATTTTCCATCCCCAAGTTCCATTTCTCCACGTTCCATCCTCCACGTTTCCATCCTCCACGTTCCATCCTCCGTTCCATCCTCCACGTTCCATCATCCACGTTCCATCCTCCACGTTCCATCCTCCGTTCCATCTCTCACGTTCCATCCTCCACGTTCCATCACTCCACGTTCCATCCTCCACGTTCCATCCTCCACGTTCCATCCTCCACGTTCCATCTCCACGTTCCATCCTCCACGTTCCATTTCTCCACGTTCCATTTCTCCACGTTCCATTTCTCCACGTTCCTAATAAGGATCCACATCAACATTGACCCTTACAGTGCTACAAGCCTTGATATGTCGCAGTTTATCCCTTTCTGCCATGATGATGGCTTTTACTTTTTACTGCGATTGGATCTTTTTCCATTTTGACGGTGACTTGCTGTATATATGTTGACCCCTTATGGGCTATACCCGGTGTAGCAGGTCCAATGAGACGACTTCCTATTTGTTTTACAGCTTCTGCATAAACAGCTGCAGCATGTGCACATGTAGATGCATTTTTGTAAAAACTCGATCTGTATCATGCGGAAGTATGGCGGATACAAAAACATTTTCCTTTCTGAGCTCTCTTTCAAAAAATCGGTCATACATGTGATGCATTGTCTCTACAATCACCGGATGGGCAGGATCAAATGTCTGGATGATCACTTTGCCTTGTTTAGCCCTTCTTCCTGCGGCCGGATACCTGTGTGAGTAGCTGGAAAGCTCTTTCATTGGCTCTAAGGTCAGGATATCTCAATAGTGCATCGGCATTGAGTACTCCAACCAAAGCGATATTGCCAAAATCCAGCCCTTTGGTAATCATCTGAGTACCTACAAGGATGTCGATTTTTCCTTCTTCAAAATCATGGATAATAGTCTCAAAAGCCAACTTTGTTTTGCGGTATCAAGATCCAGCCTGGCTACAGTAGCCGTCGGAAGGTTTCCTGATATCGTCACTCTATTTTTCTGTGCCAAATCCTGTCTCCATGCAACTCATGATTGCCGCAGGCAGGACATTATTTGGGTAGTTTTGCTCTCGTGCCACAGTAGTGGCATCTCACTTCATTGAAGGCTTTATGCACTGTGAGATGCACATCACAGTTGGTGCATTCCGCCTTCCAGCCGCAAATGTGACAATGCAGTGTTGGAGCATAACCACGACGGTTTTGAAACAACAGGATCTGCTCTTTCTTTTCCAAAGCATCTTCTATCGCAGCCACTAATTCTGAACTGAATAGCCCTTTAAACCTTTTATCTTTATATTCCCTTCTCAGGTCAACCACCTGTACTATCGGTAATACTGAATCTCCATGTCGCTCATTCATAGTTACTAAACCATACTTATCGTTGACAGTATTGGCAAAGACTCCATGCTTGGCGTGGCACTGCCGAGATAATTTTGAATTAGTCAGACGGCTCATAAAATACCAGCGTCCGTGCATTGTACCGCCCAGTTGGGATCTGACTGTTTGAACGAAGGATCATGTTCTTCATCCACGATGATCAGGCCCAAAGATGGATATATGGCAGGAACAGTCCGATTCTGGCTGCAATGACTATTTTTTCACCTAATATCTACAGCATTCCAGAGTTCTACCGTTCCTGATTGTTCATCCTGCTATGATACACAAGGATGTCACTTCCAAAACTTCTGTCAAACGATCAACCATATGATTGGTCAGTGCTATTTCCAGCAAGAGATACAATACCTGCTTTTCACTCTGCCAGTACCTTTTTGATGAGTTCGGTATAGACTTTGGTTTTACCACTTCGGTAATACCATGAAAGACACAGGTTTGTTTGTCCAAAATGATGCTCGATATCTTTCAAGCCATCTTCCTGCTGGTGGCTGAGTTGGTGATTTGTATATCAGTTTCAGGGTGATAAGCTCCGTTGTTTTTATACGACTCACAAACCTGTTTTGAGATAGTGAAAATATCCTTTTTGACCGTAACATTGATGACCGGAGTATCGACATTAGCAAGTTGCGGATATCAGAAACAGCCTGAATGTAATTTTATTTCTGGATATTTGAACAAGGCTAGCAATGCTTTGGTTGTGTTTTCACTTCTTGCCACGAGATCAAATGCATCGTTCAGTTTTGAAGGTACAGATACATATATTTCATTCAGGTGACTGGCGGTTTGGGGTTGAATTTTTCGATTAGGTTCTTCCTTGATGGAGATAATCTTCGTTTTGTCTAATGGATTTCTTAATATCAGGAAGACCGTTTTTTTATCTGGAATTTCCTGGATTTGGAGGATGGTGAGCTCATTTTGGATAGATACGGCCTCGGCTGAGATATTCGTCATCAGAGAGCGTCTGATCCTATGTCTTCGAGATTGCCATTAAAAACTACCTTGGTCTCGCTCTCTAATTTTAGCCCTGACATGGCCACATTCATGACTTCCCCTATGGTACAACAATAATATTCAGCCATCCACGTCCAAAATTGCGGTTGAACCGCGGTGACTAATGGTATTTTA
The sequence above is drawn from the Saprospiraceae bacterium genome and encodes:
- a CDS encoding FAD-binding oxidoreductase — its product is MQLSRKLTIDLNNDLNKGFSLETKGCFMLYKTEETGHHEAELAREAKKYGMEATVMSQSEIQKMEPAVTVDVIGGVYFPIDCHLHPLHMMASITQWLTYAGVKILYQHEVRDFEVESGQVKAVITDKGKITCDHLVVAVGSWLEILSAKLGISLLLQAGKGYSVTYNNRPYNLAHPSILVDARVA